The stretch of DNA CCGCCGATCCAACGTTCCTCGTCGTGCTACCGTTGGCTGCGTCGTTGTAGAGCTGGCCAGGCATCAGCCCGCCGACGCCGAACCCGACCACCCCGTCGTACGTGCCGTAGGCTCTCGTCGGCCCGAACGGGCCCGCGGTACAAGGAAGGCGGTCGAGCCCGGCCATGGTGGACGCGAGGCCCGGGTGGCCAGGGGTGAAGCTCACGCCGTAGCCACTCGACGTCGTCGCGCCCATCTGGGCCGCCTTCTGCAGCAGCGCCGTGGCGGACATGCTCGCCAGGCCGTTGTTTCCCGGGGAGTAGCAGCCGCCGATTGCGGCGGGGTCGCTCGGCCCTGCCTGCAGGCCCAGCATGCTGAGCCTGCTGCTCGGGCTGAAGGCGGTCGGGGTAGCGCCGAGGCTGGAGAGCATGCAGCCCAGCGGGTTGTCGGCGGCGGCTGCGTCGGCGTCGTAGTCGGAGAACATCTTCAGGTGCGGGCTCTTGATGTCCGGCTCGTAAGCGGACGCCTCGTCGGCGTCCATGTCCAGGTCGTCGGCGTGGGTGGACGGCAGCATGAGGTTGTGGTGGTGGTGAGCGTGCTGCTGGCCCTGGAGCGCCGAGGCCACCGTGGCCATGTTCATGGCCGGCTGCGCCAGCTTGCTGTTCTCCTGCGCCAGCGCGTCGCAGAAGGCCCGGTGCGTCACGAAGCTGTCCCTCCTGCATGACGTCACAAAGTTCGATGATATATCGCCGGAGCGGGCCGACCCATGCGGCGGACGGCGACGGAGGAAGCCGGACGGACCTGGAGAAGAGGGTGCCGCAGTCGCAGCGGTACTCGCGGGTGCCGCAGACCTTGGCGTGGGCCTTCCAGTCGGAGTGCACGGCGTAGCGCTTGGCGCAGCGGTCGCACTTCCACTTCTTCTCGCCGTGCTTGCGGCAGAAGTGCTTCTTGATGCCGGTGAGGTCGCCCAGCGCGCGCCGGGGGTCGTGGTGCACGCACGCCGGCTCCGGGCACACGTAGGCCCGCTTCCGCGGCGCCGCCCCGCCCTCGGCGCCGCGCTGCCGCAGCTTCCACGGCAGGTTGTGGCCGCGCCGGTGCAGCTGCAGGTTCTGGTCGCGCTGGAAGCCCTTGTGGCAGATCTCGCACACGAACCGGTTCGTCGCCATCAGCGTCCGCGGCGACAGCGCGATCACCTCCGCGCTCGGGTCTGCATACACCAATGCATACCACACTTGAAAATGCTACCCCGGCCCAAAATCAAAGCCATTTGGCGTGAATACTAAGCATTTCTAAGCGATCTTCGCTAGATAATTTCGAGGTCATTAGCTAAGAAATTTGATTAACCATTTCTCCCGTTACTAAACCTAGACCATAGGCTCTACTCTATGGCCAACTCATTAATAATCGTACAAGCAAATCTAGTGGAGTATATTGTTGAAACAGACGCGTACAGTATAGTCTTGTCATTCCCGTCATGGTTTTCAGTGTCAAGAGACGGAAACTTTGACTGACGAACAGTGGCTGCCACTATTGACTTTGACAAATCAATAATTGCAGTCACAGGAAGAAGTAAACACAAAGTTCATGCAAAGAGAAGGAATTCGGGAACTAAAACCACGCGAATTTCTCTTGCACTCAGTAAGGGGATCTCCAAGAACAAAAATGTATAAGTCACAGCATGAAGGATGGGTTCAAATGCATATATAAGTCATATACCACACTTCAAAATACCATTACTACTACAACTGTCCCTAAAATTATAGAAACTTCTTGTTTCAATTTTTTTATTATAGAAACTTAGCATATACCGCGGCATTTCTCTTGCACTCAGTCAGGGGATCGACTTCTAGCAGGAGGTTTTCAGTATATATTTTCAAGGTCACTATCTAAGAAATTTAATTAAGAGATTTCTCTTGTTACTCCC from Triticum urartu cultivar G1812 chromosome 3, Tu2.1, whole genome shotgun sequence encodes:
- the LOC125549153 gene encoding zinc finger protein GAI-ASSOCIATED FACTOR 1-like; translated protein: MRSCMPPMACGGGATGTGECTGSFSSVSSTGEGLGEEFRLPFLAISPPEIGEDDGDLRLVIAGTSDPLSAPPATTTKKKKRCLPGTPDPSAEVIALSPRTLMATNRFVCEICHKGFQRDQNLQLHRRGHNLPWKLRQRGAEGGAAPRKRAYVCPEPACVHHDPRRALGDLTGIKKHFCRKHGEKKWKCDRCAKRYAVHSDWKAHAKVCGTREYRCDCGTLFSRRDSFVTHRAFCDALAQENSKLAQPAMNMATVASALQGQQHAHHHHNLMLPSTHADDLDMDADEASAYEPDIKSPHLKMFSDYDADAAAADNPLGCMLSSLGATPTAFSPSSRLSMLGLQAGPSDPAAIGGCYSPGNNGLASMSATALLQKAAQMGATTSSGYGVSFTPGHPGLASTMAGLDRLPCTAGPFGPTRAYGTYDGVVGFGVGGLMPGQLYNDAANGSTTRNVGSAASGADNPMDDERRRGADNGVRVVDYMGVEHQRTSYGSVSSASPFPDHTGPWA